agTTTGAAAATATCAGCAAGACCAATCTTGACTTAACAAATTGGATGTAGGCCTCAGAGGAGTTGATCAGATCAGTCAATCACTTTCAGGTTCCAGTCCAGTGGAATCATGGTGAACGGCCTTCCTTTTTACTTATGGTAaatggtatggtatggtatgaTATCTTAATTAAAGACTGGACcggtatgttttttttatgtatttcattttaagttgATTAATAACAACTCAGACCtaacaactctctctctctctctctctctctctctctctctctcctctctctctctctctctctctctctctctctctgtgtgtgtgtgtgtgtgtgtgtgtgtatatgtgtgtgttacacccCTGCTGTTCCAGACCTTACACAGTAAATCCATCTCATTCTagcagtgtttttgtctgttggcCCAAAAATGTTTCAGAAATGCATATGTGCCAAGCTAAGGcaatatttgtgtgtctttcttgAGCTTAGTGAGCATTGTAGAGCAGaagtttttaacagtttgtcTGGCCACAGTTACTCCTAAATGACATGCCCATTAAAGTTTGTGGATGTCCAAGCCTGACTAAAGtcctgttccactgtctgatggtATTCCATATCTCTAAACAGAAAGAGGCTGTCATCGTgttgtcacacagacacagcattgTATTGTCCATCTCAGGGTGTTTTTGCGTCTTTGACAGGACAAGACAGGAATGACAATGACAGCAATAATGTCCATGCCTGTAGAGTTCTGGTGCAGCAGGAAGCCAGTTAGAGTCTGacagaggagaacacagaggaggTGTGGAAATGGAGGTACCTCTGATTATACAGTCACAGGAAAGCAAGTTTAATTTAAATGGAgctgttctttaaaaaaaaacaaacaaactaaaaatcaaTTTATAAGCTCAACACAACTGACTAACATCTAGATAAATTAGCAGTCtctattttctctatttttttttatcttaataAATATTAATAGTACTTCTTTTTAGTAACCCCCTATGAAATTATAAGGAAATGAGGGACCTATAAAACAGCATTACAATTTTattctaaatgttttttccaaGAGGGCTGGAATAAATTACTGGTGAAGAAATATTGAATCCTGGTGAAAAATGCTAGTTCTAGGAGTATTAGCACAGCCTAGAAACTATGCTGTTAGTTGTAGAACACTCCTAATGTTGCTAAACACAAAATATAGAGTACAagacctcagtgtcctcagtggCCACAAGAGAAATTATATGGGCTTGGTATGtttatgggatttgttgaccataaaacaaatatagaatatatttatatagaaTATATGATGCTAGCTTCAGGCTAAGCCTAACAACATTTCTTATCCTTCTTCCTACATAAAAAGAATGTCTGTAAAAATCTTGGTGAATCCTTAATGTGATGCATTTAACAAATGAATGCATCTAAGGAAGTGCCCTTGGGGGGACTGGAATCCCTCCTGGGTGAAAGGTGTGTGGGAGTGTTGTGTGGGCTTTCCCCATGCAGAGGGTCTCTTGAGGCCAGCCTACACACTCAGGATCCTGCCTCTATCCCAGCCACGACATCCAGCTGCAGTCTGTCAGCAAAACAGCCAGCAAGGCAGAAACTATAGAGGAGGAGCACAACAAGAGGACTGCACGAGAACAAAAGCTGTGTGAGCATGtgaagaaagggagaaaagtatgtgtgagagagaaagtgtgaggtggacagggctgcaaaaagtgtgtgttggtgtgacCATCGTGGTGTGTAGAATAGGCCCACTCCTACACTTACATTCCTCTGTATTATACAGAAGTCAACAGGAATGACAGTGTGGACATGCATATCTTTAACAACTACACAGCAAGCAGGAGAACCTGCAGCAGAAAGCTCTTTTCCCGAGTTTAGAAGCAGCGGGAAACCTCTAAAACAGCACGCATGGCTTTCTGTTGGACAGACCTGAACCTCCTGAGGTTCAGTGGTGTGGAACACCAAGGAGAAGGACAGGAGTTTTTGACATAGAAGGCAAATATTGAACTTTTTACTCCATTAGAATTATTATAGAATATATATGACCAGTTTATAAAATGTACTGAATTCTTAAACTACTAGAAATAAAACAGTTCAAATTAGCTCCATCCTTAACCAGTAATAAAGAATTGTTtatattaatgcatcaataacaATGAAGGGCCTATTCTGCATCAGGAGTACTTTCCCTTTTGATCGGCCACTTAAAGCACATTTTGTTGCGAATACTTATTatgtgtacttttacttgaggAAGGTTTTGAACACAGGGTTTTACAaataatggagtatttttatgATGTGTTATTTTACATCTTAATCTGAATAATTCTTCGACCCCTGCATACTACATACCATAGTGTCTTCAGCCAAAGCTAATTTGTTATCCCTGTCCCCGGATGGAcatttatacaaacacacacagctcagcaagggaaaagcagcaaagcaTGCTAAACTGATTGATATCTGGGCCAGTAAGGACCCTGGGCAACTTCCCAGCTTCCATCAATTACAATGCACACAGCCATGCATGGAGTTTCATTATTTTCCCATGTGGGCACCTGTGAGGTCTATGTGTGACTTTGTCTGTGGTAATCTAATCAAACACAACTTTATACATGAATATACAACACGCAGGTGCCAAGGTTGTAAAACTAGATTGACACAGGACCCTTTTGTAAGACAATAAGCTAGCATACAAAACAGGATCTATCTAAgttcatattgtttttttgtttgtttgtttgtttgtttgttttttgaagtGCCAACTCCCTTACAAATGTGTAATCAATTAAATTACCAAAacacaaatgacattcagtGAAGCTAAGATACATTTGGATGGTGTCTAGTTAATAATACAGccttaaaaatatgtttctgtaaAAAGAATTAAAGAAAGGCTCCATTAATAGTAACAACAAGACACTGAACCTGAAAATATCAATTATCCTTGACTACAGACTAGGTCCCTCTTTGAAAACACATCAACTTGAATTGAGCTCATTTATGATAGAATTGGAGTTTTGTGTGTAAGGAGTTCTAATTATCTCCTATAGTGAGGTTTTATGGAGAGGCACCCCGAGTTACTGAGCCAGAAACTCTGCAAGGTGAACCACCATGTCGCTTAGCACCTGGAGAGCCTGGGTCTTGTTTCCTACAAACATCTTGAGCCCAACAGCTAAAATTCTCAAGCTTAAGCTGTGTTTTCCAAAAGCATTGCAGCTGAAGATGCTCTAAGATCAGGAGCTCCAGAGCCTACAACAGGGACCAACAAACTACAatttttgattgttttagtTAATTCATGCACTGCTAGCACATGATTGGCTCATTGGATAATTGTATGAATAAGCAGGAGTAcaagtgttcctaataaagtgcttggtgagtgtataAAAAAGTACAGAATGTGGGGTGCACATGCAAAAGGGCTTTCAGAGCCAGACATTGTCAAGTGGTGCCCCCTGATGGTCAGGCTTTACAACAATAATGACAGTACAGCACACAAAAACAGGTGATGGATATTACAGACATGTATAGGCTATGCATTAGTTATTATTCCAACATGACGTCAATTCCGAGAATTCAATAGTCTTAGACAAGACTTAGACTTTGCAGCAATTAATAAGAAACTACTGATGACAAAAGACAAACCTAAAACAccaaaactgcagaaaaaactTGACGGAAGCTGCACACAAAAATTAAATAAGCAATGGCTTTATGAATGATTTTAGAAATCCTTGTggtattatatttatatttacatttactgttgtTACTTACAATTGAGACTAAAGCAGTGCAGTTGGAGACACTGAAGTACTATGCACTAAATCTGTAAAATAAGGCAAAGTGCAAGGAGGTCAGTGTAAGAAGTTCACAGCAAGTGTGAGTACAGCGTGTTAGGGTGTTAGAGTTGTTAGCAGAGGAGGTGCTCTCAGAGGAGATGTCCTTCTGAGTCCCATTTCTGTGGGACTTCTTGACTGCGTTTACAGCAGGCGACAGCTCATCCTAAAGGGCTGCCACTTCTCTCCACGCTCTCTTCATTGCTTTCGGTCCTGTGCTGAAAGGCCACTACGGCCCTGTGACAATGACACCACTGTGTTATTAAGCTTTGTGTTATACTGTATTAACCCCTCTTCATCTGGACCCTGTCTCATCTCACCCATTGCCTCTCTGGCAGTTGCTTGCTGTacagatctctctctctctctctctctctctctctctctctctaactgctctttctttctgtctctcaccagTTTTACCTTTTATTCAATGAGTCATGACTCAATTCACATTTGACTGTTGTTTGCATTGATGCCTCCAGATTTCCTCTCAAACAGAGTTGATGGCCAAGCAGTGCACAGGCTGTAGGTAATAATAAATCTTATTAGCAGAGTATGCAGGGTGAGTGTAGCTTTATTAACCCTTTATGGGGGACTCAttgaaatacttggaaattcaaaatttcaaccCTAGAGTGTCATAGCAGGGCACAACaagacttttttacttttgtgacatttttgaaaatattcaattttcatgtagaaaatcaaGATCAGTGAAGTTACCATATATGGTTCTCTGCCCgtctaggttaaaaaaaattctaaaagatgtatatataaagaaaatagaaaaacacatataaagttaaaggaCACAGTTGAtgaattaaagcaaaaacaaatgtattaatcAGGTTTAATCAGCTTTCTTTTTTAGCTACTAAAACACAAGTGACTCTAATTATACATGTGTAGAACTAATAGTGGTTATTTAATGGCCCATAAGCCCAAATATAAACCCATACTTTTAAGAATGGTATTATTAAGTCCTTATGGATTCACTTTATCTACTTGACTGTCAAACTACAGACTAGCTGACACCTTAAACATGAACAGACTATGCACCTCAGGTTTTTAAGGTTGCAGTAATTTAACCTTTCCTTAAAGAACCACTCTACCTACCTCCCCATCATATCTACAGTCCTTCAAAAAGCAAGCAACCAACAACTTCACAAGGCCTCAAACAACGGAGATGTCACCAGGATTAAAGAAACGTAAGAACTCTCACACCAATTAACTGTAACAAGACTGGATGGCAGTGGTTTCTCTCTATAATGTAAAGGGCCTGGAGATAATGTGTATTGTGATTTCactgttaataaataaaactgaattgaacctttacattgtcaaaaaaatggaagtaatgcaaataaatattaatgcattagtaaatatttataaatataaaaatgttttactgagaACTTTtgagaatatttctgttttatcacaCACAATAAACTTTCTGAAAAAGGCCAGTGCATGCTCATCAGTACATGTTTATAAACTTAAACTGTACATAatcagtatgtatgtatgaactTCTATGTTCTGGTTATagttgaatttaaaatgaacatttataTTATTCACCTGATACTCACCTTTAGCTTTAGTCAACAGAATCAATATTCCTGATGATTCATGATTTCTCTCTTCATGGAGAAAGATATGAGCAGGAAGTATAAACTGGTATGAGCTGAGCTCCATCTAGTGGTGTGCTATAGTCCTCATCCAGCAGTAATAACAGTCctctccacccccacccacccacgCTTCACTGAGCAGCTGCTTTTCTGTAGAGGACCAGCTTTTTTTCATCCACAGAGGAGAAATACATGGCTGGTCATGTCCAGCAAACCCACATCACTAGGTCTGCTCCTTATATGTTCTGTATGGAAGACATAATAGGTAATGACAGCTTTATCAACCTGGGAGTAAAATCATGCACATTGTTCATATTCTCCTAAATTATATAAACACAAGTAAAACTGACACAACTAAACAGTTACTTGGTCTATTTCCTTTGTTCCCCTGAAATCAACCACCTCCTTTGTCTTAGAAGTGTTGAGGACTAGGTTGTTGTCCATACACACCTCAGCTACATGTTCCACTTCTTCTCACTGTCTGAAATCAGCCTAACTACTCTGGTATCATGTTTAATTGTGGAGTTGGGGGTATGGATGCAGGAGAGTGAGAAAAGCACAGGACTCAGCACACAGCCCTGTGGGGTCCCTGTGTTTAGGATGAGGGTAGAGGAGGTATGGTTACCATTACTGACAGACATACataaatttcagtttattttatcttaagTCCACTTTTAGGTTGAGAGACaccataaataaaaatgttaaaataacttaaaattaaaaacacaacaacaaattaaactTTGTAAACAAACTGTACATATATGCCTGAACCCCCCGCCTAACATTCTTAaacccacaaaaacacagttaacaACAGATTGATATGTTACAGGCCAACTCAACATGTTTATTGAAAGAGGGCTTAAAAAGCATTTTGCCACACTGTATAAATTTACAAACAAAAGCACTGAATGAAAAGACAGGCATGCATTCACATTTCAGTGTACCCATGGAAAAAGATGTGATTTAAATCAAACAGTCTTTTTTACATATAACACCTTCAGCATAACATAGAACACTATCAGGTCATAAAAATACATCATGGGAATTTCTCATCTCAGGACAGTTTACAGTTTAGCAGAAACAACCCAATGCCTTGATCGACTGATTTAACATATAACATATATGAAAGTaacaaaaaagagaacaaaaaccacaaaatgtgTCCTAGAGAGAGGcctcaacaaaaacattaatcacATCATTAGAGGAGTGCTCCAGTGATTTAGTATTGCACTTCCATCAAACTGAGGGACCAAATTAAACAGAAAGGACATGTCTGAAGCAGCACAGGtcaagatatcctgacttttagtctcCAATAAGGATCAAACtcaaaaaacactggatcctatcATTCCTACAATATAACAGCATCTGTTCATTAGACTGGCCATGCCTGACCAACACCCTCACCTTTTCAAAGTGCATACATTCTTGTTAGTGACCCAGAGTGCTTTTTTcctgatgtgtaaaattgagTGTCCCTTTAagcaatgaaatgttttaaaacttaCTGGAGCCGTTAACTCTGCTGATATGAACCCATTTTAGATTTACACTCTAAAATTAGCCACAAACCTCAGTCTGAATGCAGAAGTCAATGAGTTGCACATAGCAAAGTTAGTTCCCACTGCACTGAGGGCAATAATCCTACCGTTTTCTGTTCAACTGTCACAACACATTTCTCACAGTAATAATCACCTCAGAAAACAGGTGAGACATGTGAGACATGAAATATACAGTAGGACAGTCATGATACACCAAGATTACTGACAGGGAACtatacacagacaaaaaaacagcaaaaacatttctcagagtgaataaatgaattagGTTTAAAGTGTCTGCAGTGAAGAAAGGAGACAACCTCTGCTTCAGGGGCTCTGATCCTTTCAATCAGTACAAAGTCaagaaaagtaacaaaaatggcaaataaCTTCCCAAAaccagaaaatgatgaaaagctCATCACCCATAGGttcatttttcaaacagcaATTATTAATAACTACcgtttttttttaagaacaaCAAACTATATGATAACCTTATCTATTGTGAAGACACCTGGTTTTCATTacctgcattttattttgttaaaagtAGAGTAGAGTATAAAGTAGAGTATTTTCTACTCTTTCTACTCTTCTAATTACAGACTAATGACtgtaattttaatttaactCATACAGTGAAATTTTCACTGATGTACTTTATGTTGAATTCCATTGTAGTACTGAATACTTAATGTTATTAACTATAAACCAGCACATGCTTAGTCAGAGGACACAACAGACTGGGACCAGGCAGCGGAGCCCCTGTCTGAAATAACATGTATTTTTCACTGAAATTTCAAATGGCTAAATTAAAAGTAGGGATGTTCTCATGTCTATGTTTTTCTGAGTGTATGTTGATTCAGAGTTTGGTctgatacatttatttttatgatacttttgttattttctcctAAGATGGCTCCACAGTGTAAAATGACTTCATTATTTCTGGTCTGTGAGGTGTGTGACGTTTTTCTGATGCAGGACACCTGAGAGTAGGGTTTGTGGTGTCCCACGTGAGGTTAGAATTAGCTTTGACAACAGTGTGGAAAGATGGAGGTTTTGGTTCATTACTTAAAGTGAAAGTCCTTTATGATGATTTAAGTCactcttgacttttttttagtATTAAAGCAAGACCACTAGCTTTCCCTAAGCTTTAAGTGCTGTGTgttgcctaaacataaccataaaaacaataatcatGCTATCTTTGCTACAAGCAGATGTTGTAAGATAACTAAAGAAATATGTCAGTTATTGTTGATGCTTTGAAGATGTGCTCAGTaagaacattttacaaacaaactTTTCATTATCGTGTTGATGATTTGAAAATAAGTTATCCAGATGGAATTctgtttcctacaaaacatatttgctgttgtaagCTAGTAGtataaaaatggaaattctTAGAGGATACATTACACATCTTAACCTTAGATATCTTAATAGGGTTTACCACAATGACAAAGAGTTGATTTGTGATTGACATGGTTACATAATAATATGTGTGATCTCTTCAGTCCATTTTCAGACAACTGATGAAACTAATGATTATGATTGGCACAGTTTTCTGATTAACCATGCCATTTCAATTCAGCTAAAGCCCAGTGTAGCCCTACAGGAAATTCCCTCCCAGACTGAAGGGGGTGAATTTTTGAGCCTGCTGGGCTCCAATCTCAGCCACATACAGAGCCCCAGTCTTTAGGTCCAGGTCTACTAGGTGGGGCTTCACTTCGTCAGCCAGCTGGATCACACTAACCACTCTGCACTGGCCAATTAAACCCACTGGTGGTGCATccagcagtgaaatctgattggtGTTGAGCTGGACAACAACAAAGTACTTCTTGTCTGGGGTCATGCGGACAGAATAGGGTGCGTCCTCAGTGAAGCAGCTCCCCCATGTCCCCAGCCAGTCCCCAGTGATGGAGTTAAAAACCTGGATTCTTTTATTGCCCCTGTCGGCCACCCACACCCTCTGGGCGGTGTCCACAGTCACGCTGTGGGGGATGTAAAACTGAGCAAGGCCTTGTCCTTTCTCACCATGCATCCATAACACCTCCTGCTCTTTAGATAGCTTGATGAGGCGGTTGTTCATTCCACCATCACCATCCACAATATACATTTCCCCAGAGCTGTGGACGAAGATCTCAGAAGGCTGGTCAAACTGCAGAGGATTTGACCCAGAGCCTGCCTTCCCTGGTGTACCAAGCACCTGAAACATGCAAGAAAACATTCAGCAACAAGTAACAGACTGTATTTCTGATTCTATATAACACACCAATTACTTTAAAGTAAACCACCAATGCCTAGCACCAAATGAAATCCTATCTGACTCCTTACCTGAAGGAGCTTCCCAGATGGTGAGTACTGTTTGATACAGTGGCCGTAAGGACCATTCCCCACATCTGTGATCCACACAGTAGGGTTCGATGAGGCTGCATCTGCTAAAAATATCCCATGAGGCATCTCCAGGGTGGTTGTATTCCAGGACATGAGGAAATCTCCATCTGTGCTGAACACCAACACCTTGGGCACATTGTCACCTGCGAGAAAAGCAAAGGCAAACTGAGTGAAGCATGAAGCAAATATCAAGCAACGCATTTATACTTGCTCAAAGAATGGTCACTTTTTCTACATACTTTAGGTTGTTGCCATAAAGAATAAGAGAACAGcagaattaaacaaaaacatcataaatAATAACACTATTCTACAAATCGGGGATTGTAAACATACCAAAGGGGAACTGTTTGAAAAGTACTTAATAGCACATCTCTGCTTCATAGTCAGAgtaacagtatttcagtgttttcctctaTATGTATTCAGCACACCCTCTGCTTTAATTTCACATGGTTCATTAATATgcatgatgaataaataaatataaatattgtaaCTTGTACACAGCAGACTTGGGCTAGTATGAAATAAAGAGGACCCTACAACACATTAAAAGATACAGCAAGGTAGACCTGCCTACCTCTCCTAACCAAAAGTCTTTTACAGAGCTAACTGCTTTGACAAAGGCAGCGGAAATAAGTAGGCCTACCACAACTGTGATAAACAATTGTGTAGGGATAAACCGATTATCACCCGGGCCGATTATTGGCGCCAACATAcggcctttttaaaaaaatccaactGCTGATAAGAGCTCAATTTAAatctgggttattttggctctgatgcagccgcgcctttctgtctgcagtcactactctgtctccagcattgtccttTGTTCTTTGCATACCACCGTCATCAGTCCCAAGTGAGCGCGTCTTCAGTGAAGTCTCTGCAGTTTATGAGAACAGAAGAGAAGCCATCTCACTGGAGAGCACACTGAACAattctgctttttgcaccacaatctggtgctgctcaactgggactactaattgatttgagactcacatttctgtgcaaattgtatttaactttgttttatttactttataaa
This region of Lates calcarifer isolate ASB-BC8 unplaced genomic scaffold, TLL_Latcal_v3 _unitig_5776_quiver_344, whole genome shotgun sequence genomic DNA includes:
- the LOC108876782 gene encoding NHL repeat-containing protein 3; the encoded protein is MLMKKRGHTCLIASTMVSLVLLMMVLYGTISTQQPGSSSLRHDYQLLGRPLYKLDLSWPKNPELFTGDVFGVAVDQYAGVVYVAQRGDNVPKVLVFSTDGDFLMSWNTTTLEMPHGIFLADAASSNPTVWITDVGNGPYGHCIKQYSPSGKLLQVLGTPGKAGSGSNPLQFDQPSEIFVHSSGEMYIVDGDGGMNNRLIKLSKEQEVLWMHGEKGQGLAQFYIPHSVTVDTAQRVWVADRGNKRIQVFNSITGDWLGTWGSCFTEDAPYSVRMTPDKKYFVVVQLNTNQISLLDAPPVGLIGQCRVVSVIQLADEVKPHLVDLDLKTGALYVAEIGAQQAQKFTPFSLGGNFL